From Acidobacteriota bacterium:
GCAGGGAAGCCGCGAAATCCGCCGACGGCGCAAGGGTTCTTAACAAGCCCGAACGCAGCAGCCATTTCGTCAAAAAGAAACCGCGCGCTAGCCGCATAAAGAAAAAGGCCACACGCAAGCGCCAGGGATACGGGAAGACGTGGCGCAGCGTCAGCTTGAGCATGGTTTTCTGCAACGTCCCGCGCGCGTCTGCGCTTTCGGTGTGCAGCAAATCTTCGCGCGCCGCTTCGAGCAAAAAGCCGTAATTGACGCCCGCCGGACAAGCTGTCTCGCAAGCGCGGCAACCCAGGCACAGATCAATGTGTTTGTTGAAACTGGCCGATTCCAACGGCAAGCGCCCTTCCGCCACGGCGCGCATCAGGTAAATGCGCCCGCGCGGGCTGTCGTTTTCATTGCCCAATTGCTGATAGGTCGGACAGGCGGGCAGACACAAACCGCAGTGAATGCAGCCCAGAATCTTATCCATCTCAGTGTTGAGCGCGGTTTGTAGTTTGATGGTCATAGTGTTGTTCCTAGGTACGCACCGCTTCCAGCGTGCGGACGTGGCAGCGGACTGACGAATGCTGAAAGGCAACTCTTCGGCCTGATTCCGTCCGCTGCCACGTCCGCACGCTGGAAGCGGTGCGTACCCAGGTTAAATCCCGGCAACGAAACGCCCATAATTCAACCGGTGTTGCGGGTCGTATTGTTCCTTGATGCCACGCAACAGCGCGGCATTGGCGCCCACCTCGCCCCACACGTCCAACTGGTTTTTCAATTCAAAGGGCGCGCGCACGATCAGCATTTGCCCGCCGCGCGTCTGCATGGCCTCGCGCAATTCGACGAGCAGTTTGTAGCGGAAGCGCGAACGCAACTCATCCAGCATGTCTTCGCCGCCGAGAATGCGCACCACACCATTGGCGGCGTGCGCGCGCAGCACCGCCGCCGGCATCAGCCGTTGCACATCGGCCAACGTTGCGCCTACGTCTGAAGGCAGGGCGGTCGCACGCAAACTGAATGTCCAATCTTTCGTTGTCTCGCTCGCGTGATAAGCGCGCCAGAATTCAGCGCTGTCCGCCTCGCTCAAAACGGTATGCGGCAATTCACCGCCGAGCCGTTTGGCTTCATTGATCTGCCAGTCGGCGGTCTCGGCTTCTTCGTTCCAAAAGCGCAGCACGAGCGCATATTTCTCTTCGTCAACCGGCAAATCGGCCTGTGGCGAGAGCAGTTCCCACGCCGCCGGCTGCAAATCCGAATCCATGACCCGCGCCGATAACGCGCATAGCGGTTCAGCCGCGTTGGCATAAAAAACCAGCGTGCGTTCGCTGACGGGTAGCGCGCGCATTTTGAAACTCAGCTCGGCCAGCACCGCCAGCGTGCCGTAACTACCCGCATACAGTTTGCACAGATCGTAGCCCGCGACGTTTTTGACGACCTTGCCGCCCGCTTTGGTAATCGTGCCGTCCACGTGCGCAACGCGCGCGCCGATCAGCCAATCGCGCGGCGTGCCGTAATGACAACGCAAAGGCCCGGCGCTGGCCGTCGCCACCGTCGCACCCAAGGTGCCGCGCGCATCGCCAAACGGATCGAGCGGGATGAATTGATTGTGCTCAGCGGCTTGTTCGTTAAAGGCGCGCAAGGCCACGCCCGCCTCAACGGTGCAGGTCAAATCGGCGGGTTCGTATTCCAGCACGTGATTCATCCGCGCGGTTGAAACGATCAGATGAAACTGCGCGATGTGGTTGCCCATTTCCAGCCAGGTGCCCGCGCCCGCCGGGACAATGCGCCAGCCTTCGGCAGTAGCGAATTTCAGCATCTCGCTCAACTCCTCGATGCTCTGCGGATAGGCGATGACGCGGGCG
This genomic window contains:
- a CDS encoding FAD-binding oxidoreductase, producing the protein MEISSAEAIAYIAPEQVAYRLTQAFGPERAQHAIGSHYRVSDEDARVIAYPQSIEELSEMLKFATAEGWRIVPAGAGTWLEMGNHIAQFHLIVSTARMNHVLEYEPADLTCTVEAGVALRAFNEQAAEHNQFIPLDPFGDARGTLGATVATASAGPLRCHYGTPRDWLIGARVAHVDGTITKAGGKVVKNVAGYDLCKLYAGSYGTLAVLAELSFKMRALPVSERTLVFYANAAEPLCALSARVMDSDLQPAAWELLSPQADLPVDEEKYALVLRFWNEEAETADWQINEAKRLGGELPHTVLSEADSAEFWRAYHASETTKDWTFSLRATALPSDVGATLADVQRLMPAAVLRAHAANGVVRILGGEDMLDELRSRFRYKLLVELREAMQTRGGQMLIVRAPFELKNQLDVWGEVGANAALLRGIKEQYDPQHRLNYGRFVAGI